GCTGCCCGGCACCGCCTGCGGCCTCCAGCCGGTCGTCAACGCCACCGGCGTGCTCGTGCACACCAACCTGGGCAGGGCTCCGCTCTCACCCGCCGCCGTCGCGGCGGTCACCGCGGCCGCCGACTACACCGACGTCGAGTTCGACCTGGCCGGCGGCCGGCGGGCCCGCCGTGGCCGTACGGCTCTCGCCGCCCTGGCCGAGGCCGTCCCGCGGGCGCGGGCCGTCCACCTCGTCAACAACAACGCGGCGGCCCTCGTGCTGGCGGCGACGGCGCTCGCGCGGGGCAAGGAGATCGTGATCAGCCGCGGCGAGCTGGTGGAGATCGGGGACGGCTTCCGCCTGCCCGACCTGCTGGAGTCGACAGGGGCCCGGCTGCGCGAGGTGGGCACGACCAACAGGACCACGCTGGACGACTACGCGAAGGCGTGCGGGCCTGAGACGGGTTTCCTCCTCAAGGTGCATCCGTCCAACTTCCGGATCGAGGGGTTCACCTCCGAGGTCTCCGTCGAGCAGCTCGCCACGCTCGGGCCGCCCGTGGTCGCCGACATCGGCTCGGGGCTGCTGCGGCCCGAGCCGCTGCTGCCCGGCGAGCCGGACGCGGACACCGCGCTGCGCCAGGGGGCGGCGCTCGTGACCGCCAGCGGCGACAAGCTCCTCGGCGGCCCGCAGGCGGGGCTGCTGCTCGGCGACGCCGACATCGTGGAACGGCTGCGCCGCCATCCCCTCGCCCGCGCGCTGCGGGTGGACAAGCTCACCCTGGCCGCGATCGAGGCGACCCTGCGCGGCCCTCGCCCGCCGCTGCACCGTTCGCTGCACACGAGCGTCGCCGAGCTCAGGGAGCGCGCGGAGCGCCTCGCGCGGCGCCTCGGCACCCGCGCGGAGGCGGTGGCGACGACCGCGAGGGTCGGCGGCGGCGGCGCGCCGGGGGTGGAGCTGCCCAGTGCGGGCATCGCCGTGGACCAGGAGCTGGCCGTACGGCTGCGCGCCAACGACCCGCCCGTGGTCGGCAGAGTCACCGACGGGCGGCTGGTGCTCGACCTGCGCGCGGTCGATCCCGCTCAGGACGAGGTCATCCTCGCCGCGGTGGAGCGCGCGTGCAGGTGATCGCCACGGCCGGCCACGTGGACCACGGCAAGTCGACGCTGGTCAGGGCGCTGACCGGGATGGAGCCTGACCGGTGGGCCGAGGAACGCCGCCGCGGCATGACCATCGACCTCGGGTTCGCGTGGACCACGCTCGGGTCGGGTGAGCGGATCGCGTTCGTCGACGTTCCCGGGCACGAGCGCTTCGTCACCAACATGCTGGCCGGGGTGGGGCCGTGCCCGGCGGTGATGGTCGTCGTCGCGGCCGACGAGGGCTGGCAGGCCCAGTCGGCCGAGCACCTGGCCGCCCTCGACGCCCTCGGCGTACGGCACGGGCTGCTGGTCGTCACCAGAGCCGACCTCGCCGACCCCGAACCCGCCCTGGTCCAGGCCCGCAACCACCTCGAGAAGACCGGCCTGGCCGGGATCGACTCCGTCGTCGTCAGCGGGCGGACCGGGCAGGGGCTGGCCGAGCTGGAGGCCGCCCTGGCGCGTCTTGCCGCCGCGATTCCCGAGCCGGACACGGAGGGAGCGGTCCGGCTGTGGATCGACCGGGTGTTCACCATCACGGGCGCGGGGACCGTCGTCACCGGAACCCTGTCAGGTGGCAGCCTGCGCGTCGGCGACGAGCTGGACGCCGGCGGGCACCTGGTCAGGGTCCGCGGGCTCCAGACGCTCGGCGAGAAGGCGGAGCAGGTCTCGGCGACCGCGCGCGTCGCGGTCAACCTCCGGGGCGTCGACCGTGACGACCTGTCGCGCGGCACGGCACTGCTGACGCCGGGCGCCTGGATGCCGGCCCAGGTCATCGACGTACGGCTGGATCCGGACGGCAACCAGCGGCGGGAAGCGGTCCTCCACGTCGGCTCGGCCGCCGTTCCCGTGAGGCTGCGTGCTCTCGGCGCCGGCACCGCCAGGCTCACCCTCGCCCGTCCCCTGCCGCTCAGGACTGGTGATCGGGGCCTGCTGCGCGACCCTGGCCGCCGCGAGATCGTCACCGGACTGCGTGTGCTGGACATCCGTCCCGCTCCGCTGCGCCGACGGGGCGCCGCGGCCGCCAGGGCCGCCGCACTCGACGAGGTGGACCTGCCCGACTCCGCGGCCCTGCTGCGCTGGCACGGCCTGCTGACGGGAGCCGAGCTCGCCGCGATGGGCTGCCCACCCGGCGGCGCCCCTGTGGTCGGTGACTGGTACGCCGATCCCGCGCACTGGTCGTCCCTGGGCGGCCGTCTCGCCGACCAGGTCTCGCGGCGGCCTCCGCTCGATCCCGGGATCACCGTGGACGCCGCCGCCCAGCTGCTCGGCCTGCCCGACCGCAGGCTCGCCGAGGCGCTCGTCGCGCCACCCCTGGTGCTCGAAGCCGGACGGATCCTTCCCGCGGGACGGTCGCTGCCTCCCCCGATCGCCGAGGCGGTCGCCGAGCTGGCCGCCGAGCTGGCCGAACGCCCCTTCCACGCGCCCACAGCCGAGCGCCTGGCCGAGCTCGGCCTGACGGGCAAGGCGCTGGCGGCCGCGTTGCGGGCGGGCGCCCTGACGTCGATCGGGAAGAACGTCGTCCTGCTGCCCGACGCGCTGGACAGGGCGGCCGAGATGCTGGCTCGACTGCCATCGCCCTTCACCGTCAGCGACGCGCGGGTCGCCCTGGACACCAGCCGCCGCGTCGCCGTACCCCTCTTGGAGTCCCTCGATGCCCGAGGAATCACCCGGCGTACCGACAACGAGCTCCGGACCTGCCGTCCCCATGACTGACGTCGACCGGCTGCTGGCGGAGGCCCGCGCGGACCTGTGCCGCCTGCGCCCCGCCGAGGCGTGGGCGGCGGTGAGCCGCGGTGCGGTGATCGTCGACACCAGGCCCGAGTTCCAGCGCCGGGCCGCAGGGGAGATCCCCGGCGCCATCGTCATCGAACGCAACCATCTGGAGTGGCGGCTCGACCCCACCTGCGACTCCCGCATCCCCGAGGCCACCTCCCACGACATCCCCTGGATCGTGATCTGCGCCGAGGGTTACTCCTCCTCTCTGGCGGCGGCGGAGCTGCGCCGGCTCGGCCTGCGCCACGCCACCGATGTCATCGGCGGACTCGACGCGTGGATTCAGGATGGCCTGCCGGTGGTTCACCCCGCCCGGCCCACGGCGCCACGCGGCCCGGGCGACGGGGCGGCCGCGGACCCATGGTTGTCGACGGCGCTGGGTTAGCGGCGGCCGAGGCGTGACACGGACGCCAGGTCATTCGGAAAGCCAGTGACTCTCAGGGTCCGGCTGAGGGCCGGGGGCCCGGCTGGGTGGGCGCGGACAGACGATGACCTGCCAAGGTGGTGCGGTGCGCATCGAGTGAAGGCCGGGCGGAGAAGTCACGTCTCCGAACTGCTCGCCCTGCAGCGGCGTTGACACCACTCCGGATCTCTCTAGACCGGTGGGGTGTACCATCGGTACATGCCGCTTCCGCGTTTCTACCGGCTGCCCGCCGATCGGCGGGAGTCGATCCTGCGGGTGGCCCGTGCGCACTTCGCCCGGGACGGCCTCGACCGCGCCTCCTATAACAAGATCATCGCGGAGCTCGGGATCTCCAAAACCTCCGCCTACCAGTACTTCGACGGCAAGGAGGACCTGTTCGCGGGGGTGATCGAGGATGTGCACGCGCGGGTGCTCCAAGCGCTCGGGGACTGGCGGAACGCGAGCTCGGCCGAGCAGTTCTGGCAGCGGCTGCGCGAGGCGTCCGACCGGCTGGTGGCGCACGGGCTGGCGCATCCCGAGGACCTGGCACTGCTCAACGCGAGCACGGCCCAGGACCCCGCACCCTGGCTGGCCCCCGTGCTCGACAACGGGCGGGCACTCGGCGTGATCAGGGCCGACGTGGACCGCGAGCTCATGCTCGCCGCGACCGCCGCCGTCCTGCGCGCCGCCGACGTCTGGCTGGCCGTACGGCTCCGCGAAGGCGCAAGTGTCCCTGACGTGACGTGGAGTCTGATCGAAGGACTGTGGAGGAAGCCCGATGAGAGCTGAGATCGACTGGGACATCCCGGCCACGCCGCCGGGGTGGAGAGGCGCGCTGGAGCGGTTCATGGGCCCGGGCAAGACCAGGGCCGAGCTGCAGATGGAGATCGCCGGATCGCTCGCGTGCATGGCGTTACTCGGCTGGCACCTGCTCGCGGCGCCGGTTCAGGGGGGATGGCTGCCGTGGGCGGTCACGTTGGTCATCGGCCTCGACCTTGTCGGCGGCGTGATGACCAACGCGACCAACGCCGCGAAGAGGTGGTATCACCGCAAGCCATCCCGCTCACGGCTGGGGTTCGTCGCGGCGCACGTGATCTATCTGGCGGCGATCGCATTCGTGGTGCTGGACGCGGCATGGGGGTGGTTCCTGGTCAACACCGTGCTCCTGCTGGCGGGAGCCCTGCTGATCGAGACGGCCAGGCTGGAGGCCAGACGGCCCGCCGCCATGGCGGCCTACATGGCGGCGGTGCTGGTCAACCTGACGCTCGTGCCGGTGCCCGAGACCCTGGCGTGGTTCACCGCCTTCTTCTTCCTCAAGCTCCTGGTCTGCTACCTGGTTCCGGAGGCGCCCATGCGCTCGGTGGCCGAGCCGCCTGAAGCGCCGCATGGACAACGGGAGCATCGCGTTCAGTAGGCGCGGTC
This window of the Nonomuraea africana genome carries:
- the selA gene encoding L-seryl-tRNA(Sec) selenium transferase, whose amino-acid sequence is MPRTDVMLADHRLAAAQESLGRGLVKAAVVAAQQRVRDGLALPDEAVEAALALLPGTACGLQPVVNATGVLVHTNLGRAPLSPAAVAAVTAAADYTDVEFDLAGGRRARRGRTALAALAEAVPRARAVHLVNNNAAALVLAATALARGKEIVISRGELVEIGDGFRLPDLLESTGARLREVGTTNRTTLDDYAKACGPETGFLLKVHPSNFRIEGFTSEVSVEQLATLGPPVVADIGSGLLRPEPLLPGEPDADTALRQGAALVTASGDKLLGGPQAGLLLGDADIVERLRRHPLARALRVDKLTLAAIEATLRGPRPPLHRSLHTSVAELRERAERLARRLGTRAEAVATTARVGGGGAPGVELPSAGIAVDQELAVRLRANDPPVVGRVTDGRLVLDLRAVDPAQDEVILAAVERACR
- the selB gene encoding selenocysteine-specific translation elongation factor, with the protein product MQVIATAGHVDHGKSTLVRALTGMEPDRWAEERRRGMTIDLGFAWTTLGSGERIAFVDVPGHERFVTNMLAGVGPCPAVMVVVAADEGWQAQSAEHLAALDALGVRHGLLVVTRADLADPEPALVQARNHLEKTGLAGIDSVVVSGRTGQGLAELEAALARLAAAIPEPDTEGAVRLWIDRVFTITGAGTVVTGTLSGGSLRVGDELDAGGHLVRVRGLQTLGEKAEQVSATARVAVNLRGVDRDDLSRGTALLTPGAWMPAQVIDVRLDPDGNQRREAVLHVGSAAVPVRLRALGAGTARLTLARPLPLRTGDRGLLRDPGRREIVTGLRVLDIRPAPLRRRGAAAARAAALDEVDLPDSAALLRWHGLLTGAELAAMGCPPGGAPVVGDWYADPAHWSSLGGRLADQVSRRPPLDPGITVDAAAQLLGLPDRRLAEALVAPPLVLEAGRILPAGRSLPPPIAEAVAELAAELAERPFHAPTAERLAELGLTGKALAAALRAGALTSIGKNVVLLPDALDRAAEMLARLPSPFTVSDARVALDTSRRVAVPLLESLDARGITRRTDNELRTCRPHD
- a CDS encoding TetR/AcrR family transcriptional regulator, which gives rise to MPLPRFYRLPADRRESILRVARAHFARDGLDRASYNKIIAELGISKTSAYQYFDGKEDLFAGVIEDVHARVLQALGDWRNASSAEQFWQRLREASDRLVAHGLAHPEDLALLNASTAQDPAPWLAPVLDNGRALGVIRADVDRELMLAATAAVLRAADVWLAVRLREGASVPDVTWSLIEGLWRKPDES
- a CDS encoding rhodanese-like domain-containing protein, giving the protein MTDVDRLLAEARADLCRLRPAEAWAAVSRGAVIVDTRPEFQRRAAGEIPGAIVIERNHLEWRLDPTCDSRIPEATSHDIPWIVICAEGYSSSLAAAELRRLGLRHATDVIGGLDAWIQDGLPVVHPARPTAPRGPGDGAAADPWLSTALG